From Daphnia magna isolate NIES linkage group LG2, ASM2063170v1.1, whole genome shotgun sequence:
ACTCTGCGATCATCAAGTGGTTAGAAGATTTCGACACCCATccagaaaacagaaaacaacgTGCTGAAGCTGCTGGTTACCGAGAAACATTTTACAAGTTCGACACCTTTTGGAAGCTTGAGTTGCTGCGTATCATTTTCACAATGGTCGAAGATTCCAACATTGCCCTACAAGAAGTTCAGCTAAATTTTCGAAAAGCCGAAAATATTATCAACACTTTGAAAGAAATTATCAGTCGATATCGCTTTTCAGAGAGATTTGATCTGGTATGGGACTCAGCAGTCTTGGCGGCAAAAGCTGCCGGAATCTATGAACCAACGTTgcctagaaaaagaaaaacaccagCTCGACTGAATGGAACCGGAGATCATCATTTTTCAGAGACTCCAAAGGATCACTATTGCAAGATTTCTTATGAGATAGTTGATGCTGTCCTTGTCGGTCTCAATTCTCGATTTGAAGAAACGGAGACCTCAAAACATCTCATCACAGTAGTAGATTTCATTATCGGGAAGAGTGACGTATCTCACGGGAAAGAATTCTTCCGTGATGACTTTGAGGACTACGGCAGACTATTTCATCGAGACCTCTTTTTAGATCaagcaaaagcaaaaaatgttACTCTTGAAGACTTTCAATCGGCCTTggattttttgaaaagtgtTAATGAAGATATTTCTCAGTCTCTAACAAGCAT
This genomic window contains:
- the LOC116917721 gene encoding zinc finger MYM-type protein 1-like translates to MVEDSNIALQEVQLNFRKAENIINTLKEIISRYRFSERFDLVWDSAVLAAKAAGIYEPTLPRKRKTPARLNGTGDHHFSETPKDHYCKISYEIVDAVLVGLNSRFEETETSKHLITVVDFIIGKSDVSHGKEFFRDDFEDYGRLFHRDLFLDQAKAKNVTLEDFQSALDFLKSVNEDISQSLTSIIPEFVKLMKIVLTMPVSTCTAERSFSCLRRLKTYFHSTMTQDRLNHLAVLCCHSDLLESIDLDVLLDEFISKNAIRMNTFALIH